A single genomic interval of Candidatus Coatesbacteria bacterium harbors:
- a CDS encoding imidazolonepropionase → MKTKAPDLIIHNSGLVITCAGKAPRRGPDQGELAAVADGAVAVRGDKILAVGPQREILDLADRHTRMIDVGGRMILPGLVDPHTHPVYGGDRADEFLKRLAGVDYETLHAEGGGIQATVRATRDLTVADLVEQARPRLARMMSNGVTTFEAKSGYALDVPGELALLQAVRELDQAGPWELVPTFMGAHTLPDEYKNDRRGFVDLVINEMLPQIEALKLAEFCDVFCERGAFDVDESREILLAGRSRGLTPKIHADELSASGGTELGVELGARSVDHLPYVSERGIELLADSDTVAVLLPATTFFLFKEHYAPGRRLVDAGAIVALASDHNPGSSHTLDYFRVLELAVMRCGLTAEEALVAATINAAYAVDRHDRIGSLEPGKQADLAITDVYRPAELIYGWGVNHVTGVVKRGKLINRRRSHHRETRKPPRNLSRLFHD, encoded by the coding sequence ATGAAGACAAAGGCGCCCGACCTGATCATCCATAACAGCGGCTTGGTGATCACCTGCGCCGGTAAGGCTCCCCGGCGCGGCCCCGACCAGGGCGAGTTGGCCGCCGTCGCCGACGGTGCCGTCGCCGTTCGCGGCGACAAGATCCTCGCCGTCGGACCCCAACGGGAAATCCTCGATCTGGCCGACCGCCATACCCGGATGATCGACGTCGGCGGGCGGATGATCCTGCCCGGACTCGTCGACCCCCACACCCATCCCGTCTACGGCGGCGATCGCGCCGACGAGTTCCTCAAGCGCCTGGCCGGAGTCGATTACGAAACCCTCCACGCCGAGGGCGGCGGCATCCAGGCCACCGTTCGCGCCACCCGGGACCTGACCGTCGCCGACCTCGTCGAACAGGCCCGGCCCCGCCTGGCCCGGATGATGTCCAACGGGGTAACGACCTTCGAAGCCAAATCCGGCTACGCCCTCGACGTCCCCGGCGAGCTGGCCCTGCTCCAGGCCGTCCGCGAACTCGATCAGGCCGGCCCCTGGGAGCTGGTGCCCACCTTCATGGGCGCCCACACCCTGCCCGACGAATACAAGAACGACCGCCGGGGCTTCGTCGATCTGGTCATCAACGAGATGCTGCCCCAGATCGAGGCCCTCAAGCTGGCCGAGTTCTGCGACGTCTTCTGCGAGCGCGGCGCCTTCGACGTCGACGAGAGCCGGGAGATCCTCCTCGCCGGTCGCAGCCGCGGCCTGACGCCCAAGATCCACGCCGACGAGCTGTCGGCCTCCGGCGGCACCGAGCTGGGGGTCGAACTCGGCGCTCGCAGCGTCGATCACCTGCCCTACGTCTCCGAGCGCGGCATCGAGCTGCTGGCCGACAGCGACACCGTCGCCGTGCTGCTGCCCGCCACCACCTTCTTCCTCTTCAAGGAACACTACGCCCCGGGACGCAGACTGGTCGACGCCGGAGCGATCGTCGCCCTGGCCTCGGACCACAACCCGGGCAGCTCCCACACCCTCGACTACTTCCGCGTGCTCGAACTGGCCGTCATGCGCTGCGGCCTGACCGCCGAGGAGGCCCTCGTCGCCGCCACCATCAACGCCGCCTATGCCGTCGACCGCCACGACCGCATCGGCAGCCTGGAGCCCGGCAAGCAGGCCGACCTGGCCATCACCGACGTCTACCGTCCCGCCGAGCTGATCTACGGCTGGGGCGTCAACCATGTCACCGGCGTCGTCAAACGCGGCAAGCTGATCAACCGCCGCCGCAGCCACCACCGCGAAACCCGCAAACCGCCGCGCAACCTCTCCCGGCTGTTCCACGACTAG
- a CDS encoding methenyltetrahydrofolate cyclohydrolase produces the protein MLTGLKISEFLDKLGSNEPAPGGGSAAALAGAMGANLLTMVCALTEGKKGYEDYAEECAAARGAIGETATRLQQLVDEDTAAFNELMAAFKMSKKGKENKAARSRAIQEATKKATQTPLEVAELCRDTLRRAPRLAEIGNKNAISDVGVGALLLTNAVNGALLNVAINLPGLKDEAFVNEVKAKREVLLRGVATDLNAALAVVHRHVD, from the coding sequence GTGCTCACCGGACTGAAGATCAGCGAATTCTTGGACAAGCTGGGTTCCAACGAACCGGCCCCGGGCGGCGGCTCGGCCGCGGCTTTGGCCGGCGCCATGGGCGCCAATCTGCTGACGATGGTCTGCGCCCTGACCGAGGGCAAGAAAGGCTACGAGGACTACGCCGAGGAATGCGCCGCCGCCCGGGGGGCGATCGGCGAAACGGCGACCCGGCTCCAGCAACTCGTCGACGAGGACACGGCGGCCTTCAACGAGCTGATGGCGGCCTTCAAGATGTCCAAGAAGGGCAAGGAGAACAAGGCCGCCCGCAGCCGGGCCATCCAGGAGGCCACCAAGAAGGCCACCCAGACCCCCCTGGAGGTCGCCGAGCTCTGCCGGGACACCCTGCGCCGTGCCCCGCGCCTGGCCGAGATCGGCAACAAGAACGCCATCTCCGATGTCGGCGTCGGTGCGCTATTGCTGACCAACGCCGTCAACGGCGCCCTGCTCAACGTGGCCATCAACCTGCCCGGCCTCAAGGACGAGGCCTTCGTCAACGAGGTCAAGGCCAAGCGCGAGGTGCTGCTGCGCGGCGTGGCCACGGATCTCAACGCCGCCCTGGCCGTCGTTCACCGCCACGTGGATTAG
- the ftcD gene encoding glutamate formimidoyltransferase yields the protein MAEVIEWVPNISEGRRLDVVEQIVAPLKDLEGLKLLDYSSDPDHNRTVITAVGDEDALERGTLALYGGALEHIDMNAQSGEHPRLGAVDVCPYVPVRETSMKSCVKLSKRIAEKVAAAYDLPVYLYRESATAEHRESQSTIRSKLGEYEGLAANMGGEQWTPDFGPAEPHPTAGATIIGARPFLIAFNVNLDTTSVKIGKRIAKAVRGSSGGYLNVQGAGFYLEDFEEGPVTVRSYDENGAPIVRHGTYRRPAGMVQISMNFLNYRKTPLYRVLETIRREAARYGVAVVQTELVGLAPAEAFIFAARWYMQTDNLRLDQHIIDFQI from the coding sequence TTGGCCGAAGTTATCGAATGGGTTCCCAACATCAGTGAAGGCCGCCGTCTCGATGTAGTGGAGCAGATCGTCGCCCCGTTGAAGGATCTCGAGGGCCTCAAGCTCCTCGATTACTCCTCGGATCCCGATCACAACCGCACCGTCATCACCGCCGTCGGCGACGAGGACGCCCTCGAACGCGGTACCCTGGCCCTCTACGGCGGCGCCCTCGAACACATCGACATGAACGCCCAGTCCGGCGAGCATCCCCGCCTGGGCGCCGTCGACGTCTGCCCCTACGTTCCGGTGCGCGAGACCTCGATGAAGTCCTGTGTCAAGCTCTCCAAGCGCATCGCCGAGAAGGTCGCCGCAGCCTACGACCTCCCCGTCTATCTCTACCGCGAGTCGGCCACCGCCGAGCACCGCGAGAGCCAGTCCACCATCCGCAGCAAGCTGGGCGAGTACGAGGGGCTGGCCGCCAACATGGGCGGCGAGCAGTGGACGCCGGACTTCGGACCCGCCGAGCCCCATCCCACGGCCGGTGCGACGATCATCGGCGCCCGCCCCTTCCTGATCGCCTTCAACGTCAACCTCGACACCACCAGCGTCAAGATCGGTAAACGCATCGCCAAGGCCGTCCGCGGCAGCTCCGGCGGCTACCTCAACGTCCAGGGCGCCGGCTTCTACCTCGAGGATTTCGAGGAGGGCCCGGTCACCGTCCGCTCCTACGACGAGAACGGCGCGCCGATCGTCCGTCACGGCACCTATCGCCGCCCCGCCGGCATGGTCCAGATCTCGATGAATTTTCTCAATTACCGCAAGACGCCGCTGTACCGCGTCCTGGAGACCATCCGCCGCGAGGCCGCCCGCTACGGCGTCGCCGTCGTCCAGACCGAACTCGTCGGTCTGGCCCCCGCCGAGGCCTTCATCTTCGCCGCCCGCTGGTACATGCAGACCGACAACCTGCGCCTCGATCAGCATATCATCGACTTCCAGATCTAA